A window of Echeneis naucrates chromosome 13, fEcheNa1.1, whole genome shotgun sequence contains these coding sequences:
- the arhgef12a gene encoding LOW QUALITY PROTEIN: rho guanine nucleotide exchange factor 12 (The sequence of the model RefSeq protein was modified relative to this genomic sequence to represent the inferred CDS: substituted 2 bases at 2 genomic stop codons) — protein MSDTQSSFTDRFPKKANRTSSILSKDHPPDKKPKSEKTSLPSNEFDPTEALVVQKSGSSSVLAEGKPESCGLVQRCVIIQKDENGFGLTVSGDNPVFVQVVKEDGAAMRAGVQTGDRIIKVNGTLVTHSNHIEVVKLIKSGSYVALTVLGRPPGLAQIPLPEAESEMLGVSISSPNSPATERPYSPQDCLSSTQQQWDENSTVCNQKADILQKVLSKEXXGLQAMKEEYSKNPSPKLLKDIQEVKKHIPQLQGQLFKAPGATQEAVPYADAEDGSMFETEHTLTSKGDNSTDLSWSSTPISHRFGPGSPDSMCPRETSCPSPKSTPRNSLNSCHSPEAEDTTDLDSLSPTIISSPSSVRLISQIIGAEDDYFDSDQEQANGQCNSFNSIEQLKSRPAHLSAFLHHVISQFDPAPVLCYLYADLYKQTNSKETRRVFMDLHTFFIDRAANLKVAVPESISADLDRRRTELIPEEINRQHVQTLQDSLLPDIQKNLEDFRQKRSMGLTVAEVELTRLDQERVRDRVTLERERSYAENIITKIEDILLTTQTTEEEKCTTMQYVIYTYMKHLGVRVKEPRSLESKRVRINFLPKIKKSIKTEKEGEEKVKKPRFPSILGPQRRPSRVEAGPVGKALDGRPRPQKQLSQPTLGASDHVEPGRLRGSQSSEGSELTHSMSLNTSSPNSTTHSSDTGRESDIGGNLTPGSSRLSDGLQSDSLDGLSYPSSHFDLYSLDQLQEDDRESDRVHEGTPKAIRRLEGMGAADVQSEDDQGTDSEHDPPNWQQLVGREVLAVLRPHEIKRQEVINELFYTERAHVRMLKVLDHVFYQKLSKEAILPLADIKNIFTNLEEILQLHVSILEQMAAIRKRNESSVIDQIGDDLLSWFSGGEEEKIKQAVGTFCSNQPFALEIIKTKQKKDSRFTSFIQEAESNRLCRRLQLKDIIPVEMLRLTKYPLLLDNIAKYTDNTVEKDKVKQAADCCRKILNHVNQAVKESEDKQRLEDYQRRLDLSSLKQTDNPMILELKNLDLTKRTMVHEGPLSWKVNKDKTIELYTLLLEDILVLLQKQDERLILKCHSKNLAGTTDTKQNFSPIIKLNTVLVRSVATDNKSFFVLSMSDNGAQIYELMAPTVSDQRTWQRLISQRADAMKVKPHSVIPLPQTDGERDGVGIITAGVSRMSRDPDRTSTGSTQSTDKENSPALRSAIQSSVPGNNPFGVKAEEEEEENFVDPELPYQVAEDGREGDSFNIFPSRADEALKTLAALKQVLVTQLMSQESAEQTKRSTGARLLRTTSLRTPVDSRARVMVHNDSEKNSSKTEDPAQDLGSGDTGFFDSPEDYAGYLVLEGYVGPGESSTDDEILASTTGKQLSTSQGCAADSGINLRFSSTSQAGSLSSFSRQVLSHLRNLQSNLNYLKDVEAKYNNLIRQRPERSSADTDGNKDKR, from the exons atgaaaatggcTTTGGGCTCACTGTCAGTGGTGACAACCCAGTGTTTGTGCAGGTTGTCAAAGAAG ATGGGGCAGCTATGCGGGCAGGTGttcagacaggagacaggatcATCAAG GTTAACGGGACGCTTGTTACGCATTCTAATCACATCGAAGTGGTAAAGCTAATCAAAT cGGGCTCCTATGTGGCCCTCACAGTCTTGGGGCGCCCTCCAGGGCTTGCCCAGATCCCTTTGCCTGAAGCAGAGTCTGAAATGTTGGGCGTTAGCATTTCCTCTCCAAACTCTCCAGCAACAGAACGCCCCTATAGTCCTCAAGACTGTCTCTCCTCTACACAACAACAATGG gaTGAGAATAGCACTGTCTGTAACCAGAAGGCTGATATTTTGCAAAAGGTGCTCTCAAAAGAGTAGTAGGGGTTGCAA GCCATGAAGGAAGAGTACAGTAAGAACCCCTCCCCCAAACTACTGAAAGACATCCAGGAAGTTAAAAAACACATTCCTCAGCTGCAGGGTCAGCTCTTCAAAGCCCCTGGGGCAACACAG GAGGCTGTGCCATATGCTGATGCAGAAGATGGTAGCATGTTTGAGACAGAGCACACTCTCACCTCTAAGGGAGACAACAGTACAGACCTGTCCTGGAGCAGCACTCCT ATATCTCACAGATTTGGGCCTGGATCTCCTGACAGTATGTGTCCAAGAGAGACATCCTGCCCCAGCCCAAAGAGCACACCCAGGAACAGCCTCAACTCCTGCCACTCCCCTGAGGCAGAGGACACCACTGATCTG GACTCGCTGTCCCCTACCATCATAAGCAGTCCCTCTTCTGTTCGCCTCATCTCGCAAATCATTGGTGCAGAGGATGACTATTTTGATTCAGACCAGGAACAG GCAAATGGCCAGTGTAACAGCTTTAACAGTATTGAGCAGCTGAAGTCTCGCCCTGCCCACCTCTCAGCCTTCTTACACCATGTCATCTCACAGTTTGACCCTGCTCCAGTG CTGTGCTACCTCTATGCCGACCTCTACAAGCAGACCAACTCCAAAGAGACCAGAAGGGTGTTCATGGACCTCCACACCTTCTTCATTGACCGGGCAGCA aatttgAAAGTTGCTGTTCCTGAATCCATCTCTGCTGACCTGG ACCGGCGGAGGACGGAACTAATCCCAGAGGAAATAAACAGACAGCATGTACAAACACTGCAGGACTCCTTGCTTCCTGACATTCAGAAGAACCTTGAAGATTTCAG GCAAAAGCGCAGTATGGGCCTAACAGTAGCTGAAGTTGAACTTACAAGACTGGACCAGGAGCGAGTGAGAGACCGTGTCACTTTGGAGCGAGAGCGCTCATATGCTGAAAACATCATCACCAAAATAGAGGATATCTT GTTAACGACtcaaaccacagaggaagagaaatg CACTACAATGCAGTATGTCATCTATACATACATGAAGCACCTTGGTGTGAGGGTCAAGGAACCTCGCAGTCTTGAATCCAAACGGGTCCGGATCAACTTTCTCCCCAAGATCAAG aaaagcatcaagacagaaaaggaaggagaagagaaggTGAAGAAACCAAGATTTCCCAGTATCCTTGGACCTCAGCGGAGGCCCAGCCGTGTTGAAGCAGGACCAG TAGGTAAAGCCTTGGATGGTCGCCCCCGTCCTCAGAAACAATTGTCTCAGCCTACACTTGGGGCAAGTGATCACGTGGAACCTGGCCGTCTAAGAGGCAGCCAATCGAGCGAAGGCTCTGAACTCACACACTCCATGTCTCTCAACACATCATCCCCAAACAGCACCACCCATAGCTCAGACACTGGCAGAGAGTCTGATATTG GTGGAAATCTCACCCCAGGGTCTTCCAGGCTAAGTGATGgtcttcagtctgactctctggaTGGGTTGTCCTACCCCTCTTCACACTTTGACCTTTACAGCCTGGACCAACTGCAAGAGGatgacagagaaagtgacag AGTCCATGAGGGAACACCAAAGGCCATAAGAAG GCTTGAGGGAATGGGTGCTGCTGATGTCCAGAGTGAGGATGACCAGGGAACTGACTCTGAACACGACCCACCAAACTGGCAGCAGTTGGTCGGGCGCGAAGTCCTGGCAGTTCTCCGGCCTCATGAAATCAAGAGACAGGAAGTCATCAATG AGCTGTTTTACACAGAGCGTGCACATGTGCGGATGCTGAAAGTTTTGGATCATGTTTTCTACCAGAAGCTCTCTAAAGAGGCCATCTTGCCTCTTGCTGACATCAAGAACATCTTCACTAACCTGGAGGAGATTCTGCAGCTGCATG TTTCAATACTGGAGCAAATGGCAGCCATTCGGAAAAGAAATGAGTCTTCAGTAATTGATCAGATAGGGGACGACTTGCTCTCTTGG TTCAgtggtggagaggaagagaagatcAAGCAGGCAGTGGGGACATTCTGCAGTAATCAGCCCTTTGCTCTGGAGatcattaaaacaaagcagaaaaaggacTCAAGGTTCACATCATTCATCCAG GAGGCAGAGAGTAACAGGCTGTGTCGCCGACTGCAGCTTAAAGACATCATCCCTGTAGAGATGCTGCGTCTCACCAAGTACCCTCTGCTGCTAGACAACATTGCCAAGTACACAG ACAACACAGTGGAGAAGGACAAAGTAAAGCAAGCAGCAGACTGCTGTAGGAAGATCCTAAACCATGTCAACCAGGCTGTGAAGGAATCTGAGGACAAGCAG AGATTGGAGGACTATCAAAGAAGATTGGACCTTTCCTCTTTAAAGCAGACAGACAACCCCATGATCCTGGAGCTAAAA AATCTTGATCTAACCAAGAGAACAATGGTTCATGAGGGACCACTGTCATGGAAAGTGAACAAAGACAAGACTATTG AGTTGTACACACTTCTCCTGGAGGATATCCTGGTTCTTCTACAGAAACAAGATGAGCGTCTAATTCTGAAGTGTCACAGCAAAAACCTTGCTGGCACAACAGATACCAAACAAAACTTCAGCCCTATCATTAAACTCAATACTGTTCTGGTGCGCTCAGTGGCCACAG ACAACAAGTCCTTTTTCGTCCTTTCCATGTCAGACAACGGAGCCCAGATCTATGAGTTGATGGCGCCTACAGTTTCAGACCAGAGAAC GTGGCAGCGTCTAATCTCACAGAGAGCTGATGCCATGAAAGTCAAACCTCACAGCGTCATACCATTACCTCAGACCGA TGGGGAGAGAGATGGCGTGGGGATCATTACAGCAGGTGTGTCCAGGATGAGCAGAGACCCAGACCGCACATCCACCGGCAGTACTCAGTCCACAG ATAAAGAGAACAGTCCGGCCTTGAGAAGTGCGATACAGAGCTCTGTACCTGGTAATAATCCATTTGGAGTGaaggcagaagaagaggaggaggaaaatttTGTCGACCCAGAGCTGCCTTACCAAGTTGCCGAAGATGGCAGGGAAGGAGACTCATTTAACATATTTCCCTCCAGAGCAGATGAAGCACTGAAAACAT TGGCAGCATTAAAGCAGGTCTTGGTGACCCAGCTCATGTCCCAAGAGTCTGCAGAGCAAACCAAACGCTCCACTGGGGCTCGTCTGCTCAGGACGACCTCTCTGCGAACCCCTGTTGACAGCCGTGCACGGGTGATGGTCCACAACGACTCTGAGAAAAACAGCTCTAAGACAGAAGACCCAGCCCAGGACCTGGGCTCTGGAGACACAGGCTTCTTTGACTCTCCTGAAGATTATG CAGGATACTTAGTCCTAGAGGGTTATGTGGGCCCAGGagagagcagcacagatgaTGAAATCTTGGCCTCAACAACAGGGAAGCAACTGAGCACCTCGCAAGGCTGTGCAGCTGACTCTGGCATCAACTTAAGGTTTTCTTCAACATCACAGGCCGGGAGCCTTTCGTCTTTCAGTAGACAGGTTCTGTCTCACCTTAGAAACCTTCAGTCCAACCTAAATTATCTGAAG GATGTTGAAGCAAAGTACAATAATTTAATACGCCAAAGGCCAGAGAGGTCATCAGCAGACACAGATGGGAACAAAG ATAAGAGATAG